The nucleotide sequence TGGACGGACCCGAACGCCTTCAGCATCGGCGTGATCATGAAGGGCAAGGACAGCGACGCGTTCTTCGTCGCGTTCAACGCGGCCGAGGGTCCGGTCGAGTTCCAGCTGCCCGAGGGCCTGGGCGTCTCGTGGCACCTCGCCATCTCCTCGGACTCCGAGCAGAACACGGACGAGGACGCGACGAGCATCCTCGTGCGCGACCGCTCGTTCACCGTGCTGCGGGCCGCGCGCTCCTAGCCGCCCCGCGAGATCGGCCGACGCGCCCCCGGGAGACCGGGGGCGCGTCGCCGCGTCCGGGGTCGGCGCCGGGCGGGCGTACCGTGGGGACGCCCCGTCTCCGCTCCCGGGGAGATCGGATCCCGTGTGACCTCATCGCCCGCCCCGCGGCCGCCGTCGACCCGGACGCTCGACCTCGAGGCCGCGATGCGCGCGAGCGTCGGCCTCCTCGTGCCGCTGGTCGTGCTGCTCGCGATCGACCGCCTCGACCTCGCGCTCTACGCGTCGTTCGGCGCCTTCACCGGGCTCTACGGGCGGAACGAGCGGTACCGGCTGCGGCTCGCGAGCGTCGGCGCCGGGGCCGCGATGATGCTCGTCGCGATCTCGACGGGCGTGCTGCTCTCGCTCCTCGACGCCCCGCTCGGGCTCGAGGCGGTGGGTCTCGCGATCGTGCTGGGCGGGGCGTCGCTCGTGTCGACGGCCATGAGCCTGGTGCCGCCGCATCCGCTGTTCCCCGTGTTCGGGCTCGTGGTGTGCGCGGCCGTGCCAGTGGATGCGGCGCAGGCGCGCGAGGCGCTCGTGACGGCGGTCGCGGCGATCCTGTTCTCCGCCGGCGTCTGCATGTCCGGCTGGCTGCTCCGCCGCTGGACGCCCGACGCGCACGCGCACCGCTTCCGCGCGCTGCCCCGGATCCCCGTGCGCGATGCCGGCGTGCATCGCGACCTCGCCGCGTGGACCGCCGTGGTCGCGAACGTCGTCGGCGCGCTCGTGGCGGGCGCGATCGCCGTGGCGCTCGGGCTCGGGCACCACTACTGGGCGGTCGTGACGCTCGTCGCGGTGCTGCCCGTGGTGCGCGGCCCGCTGTCGTTCACGCGCGTGGCGCACCGGGTGCTCGGGACGCTGGCCGGGTCGGTGGTGGCCGCGGGGATCCTCGCGCTGCACCTGCCGGCGCCCGCCGTGATCGCCGTCGCGGTCGCCTGCCAGTTCGCCGCCGAGATCGCGGTGGGGCGGCACTACGGGGTGGCGCTCGTCTTCATCACGCCGCTCGCGCTCGTGATGGGCGGCCTCGGTCGCACGCTGCCCGTGCTGCCGCTCGTGGCGGACCGGGTGGTCGACACGGTCGTCGGCGCCGCGGTGGGCGTGGTCGTGATCCTCGTGCTGCGCGCGCTGGCAGCGCGGCGTCAGCGGCCGGCGGCGGTGGGGACGGCGTAGCGGCGGACGACGCAGAGGATGCCGCCGGTCAGCGCGAGCGCCGCGACCGCGCCGGCGAGGAGCGCCCGCCGACCGAGCGCCTCGTGCTCGGGAGAGGTCGCGGTGCCGAGGTCGGGCGATGGCAGCTCGTCGACGAGGATGGCGCTCTGCCCCAGCGCGACGGCGCCCAGCAGCGCGGCGGCGGCGAGGATCGCGAAGCAGAGGACGGCACCCGCGACCAGCAGCCGGTCGCGGGAGCGATCGGGGCGGGCGGATGCGGCGGCCATGGCGCACGGGCCTAGGGGAGGACCGTGGTGCTCCAGCCGTAGATGCGGCCGTTCGCGCCGAACAGGTTCCATCCGTCGGCGCAGGTGACCGTCGCGGGGTCGATCTCCGGCGGCCACCAGGTGTCCTGGATGGTGGGCATCTGCAGGTCGGTGCAGCCGCCGGGGGCGGGGGCGGGCGTCGCGGTCTGGACGGCGACGATGCTGCCGGCCTTCGCCTCGGACTTGGTGCGGATGAGCGTGCCGTCCGCCGGGATCCACGTCGGCATCGCCGCGCCGAGCGCGGTCTGGGCGTCCGCCGTGGTCGCGTAGATCTCCGTGGTGGGCGACGTGAACTGCGCGCTGGCCCCGCATCCGGACAGGAGCGCCGCGCTCGCGACGGCGGCCAGGACGGTGAGGGTCGGTCGATGCATCCCCCTAGTGTGCCTCGTCAGCGACGGCGGCGGATCCGGATGGGCCCCTTGGCGGTGGAGGGATCGACGACCGAGCCCTTCTGGGTGATCTCCACCTCGCCCGCGTCGACGAGCCTCCGGGCTGCGCGGCGGGCGGGCTCCATGAGCTCGCGCCAGTCGTCGGGCGACTCCGCGCGCGCGGCCTCCGACGGGCAGATGGTGGCGCCGCCGGCGCGGTGCGCGAGGAGGTCGAGGATCCGCCGCTCGAGCCGCTCGTCGACGTCGCTGACACCGCGGCGACGGCACGCGTCGCTGCAGTAGCGCACCTCGTCCCAGTCGCGCTCCCACTTCCTCCGCCACTCGATGGTGCGGCCGCACGAGGCGCAGGTCTTGGGCTCGGGGACGCGCTCCTTCGTGCTCGATGCCCGGTGCGCCATCCCTCCAGCATGCTCCGCGGAGAGGGGCGTCGGCTGGATGCGGTGATCCGGTACTGAAAACCCGGCGCGAGCGGGGATTTCCCGACGCCGGGTGCGATACTTCCCCCACGGGGCGGGTTCCCGGTGCGGGCGATCAGCGGTCCGAGCGACCGCCGCACCCGCGGCCCGCGTCCCACAAGGAGCACCCCCTGCATCTCCTCTCCGTCTTCAGCCTCCGCAACCGGGCACTGATCGCGCTCATCACGATCGTCATCGGGGTGTTCGGCGGCATCGCGCTGACGACGCTCAAGCAGGAGCTCATCCCTTCGGTGTCGTTCCCGCAGCTCGCGGTCGTCACGGCGTACCCGGGCGCGTCGCCCGCGGTCGTGGACACCGACGTGTCGACGCCCATCGAGCGCGCGATCCAGGCGGTGCCCGGCCTCGAGTCCTCCACGGCGACCTCGCGCACCGACTCGTCCGTCATCTCCGCGTCGTTCACCTACGGGACCGACCTCGCGACGGCCGAGCAGAAGATCGACCAGGCCATCAACCGGATCCGCACCACGCTGCCCGACGGCATCGACCCCGTCGTGATCGCGGGCAGCATCGACGACCTGCCGGTGATCCAGATCGCCGTCACGAGCGACCTCAGCCCGCAGGACCTCACGGCCGCGCTCGAGCGCTCGACGCTCGGGGACATCCGGAAGCTCGCGGGCGTGCGCGACGCGAGCCTGCTGGGCACGGTCGGGCAGCGCGTGGTCATCACGCCGGATCCCGCCGAGGTGCAGGCCGCCGGCCTCACGAACCAGGCGATCCGCGACGCGCTCGACGCGAACGGCTCGCTCCTGCCCGCGGGATCCGTGACGGAGGACGGCACGACGCTGTCGGTGCAGTCGGGCACGCGCCTCGGATCCACCCAGGACCTCGCCTCGCTGCCGCTGCTGGGCGCGGCGGGCGGTCGCGCGCTCACGATCGGCGACGTCGCCACGGTCGAGCTCGGCCAGGATCCGACCACCGGCATCTCCCGCGTCGACGGCCAGCCGTCCCTCACCATCGCGGTGACGAAGACGCCCGCGGGCAACACGGTCGACGTCTCGCATCTCGTGACCCAGCTCCTGCCGCAGCTGTCGGACGACCTGGGGAGCGACACGAAGTTCACGGTCGTGTTCGACCAGGCGCCGTTCATCGAGCAGTCGATCTCGAGCCTCACCACGGAGGGCCTGCTCGGCCTCGTGTTCGCGGTGCTCGTGATCCTCGTGTTCCTGATGTCGATCCGGTCCACGATCGTGACCGCGATCTCGATCCCGGCGTCCGTGCTCATCACCTTCATCGGCATGCTCGCCTCGGGCTACACGCTGAACATCATCACCCTCGGCGCGCTGACGATCGCGGTCGGGCGCGTGGTGGACGACTCGATCGTGGTCATCGAGAACATCAAGCGGCACCTCTCCTTCACGCCCGACCGGCTCGACGCGATCCGCGCGGCCGTGCGCGAGGTCGCGGGCGCGGTCACCGCGTCGACCGCCACGACCGTCGCGGTGTTCCTGCCGATCGCGCTCGTGGGCGACATCACCGGCGAGCTGTTCCGGCCGTTCGCGCTGACCGTGACCATCGCGCTCGCCGCGTCCCTGTTCGTCTCGCTGACGATCGTGCCGGTGCTCGCGTACTGGTTCCTGCGGCCCGAGGGGGAGTCGCGTCGGTCGCGGAGGAAGGCGGCCGCCGCCGCGGCTGCGGAGAGCACGCGCACGGGAGCGCACGCCGCGGTCCGCGGATCCGTCGACGACCGCGGGCGATCGGGCCGGCGGGCCCGCGGATCGCACGCCGCCGACGGCCAGAGCGAGGGCCAGAGCGGCGGCGAGGGGATCGGCGCGCCCACGCGCCTCCAGCGCGGCTACCGGCCGATCCTCGCGTGGACGCTCAAGCACTCGGCCGTCACGCTGGTCCTCGCGATCCTCGTGCTCGGCGGCACGGTCGCGCTCATCCCGAGCATGAAGACCAACTTCCTCGGCGACAGCGGCCAGAACACGCTGACCGTGTCGCAGGAGCTGCCGAGCGACACCAGCCTCGAGGCGCAGGACACCGCGGCCACGAAGGTGGAGCAGGCGCTCATCGACGTCCAGGGCGTCGACACCGTGCAGACCTCGATCGGCTCGGACAGCACCTCGCTCACCTCGGCGTTCGGGGGCGGCGGCGGCATCACGTTCGCGCTCACCACCGACGCGGACGCCGACCAGGACGCCATCCGCGAGCGCGTGCGCACCGCGGTCGACGGCCTCACCGACGTGGGCGACGTGTCGCTGGCGGCGGCGTCGGGCGGGTTCTCCTCGAGCGACATCACGGTGGAGATCACCGCGAACGACTCCGACGACCTGAAGACCTCGGCCGACGCGGTCCTCGCGGCCGTCAAGGACATCCCGTCCATCGAGCAGGCCACGAGCAACCTCTCGGAGACGCAGCCGTACATCGCGGTGACCGTCGACCGGGCCAAGGCCGCGGCCGCCGGGCTCAGCGAGCAGGCCGTGGGCGGCATCGTCACGGCGAGCAGGCTGCCGGCCGCGGTCGGTCAGGTCGTGATCGACGAGAAGACGCTGTCCATCTACATCCAGGACCCGGACGCCGCGCAGAGCCTGCAGGGGCTGCGCGACTTCCGGATCCCCACCGCGCGCGGGTCCGTGCCGCTCAGCGACCTCGCGACCGTCGAGGTGGCCGACGGCCCCGCGACCGTCACGACCACGGGCGGCTTCCGCAGCGCGACCGTCAGCGCGACGCCCGGCAGCGACGACGTGGGCTTCGCCTCGTCGGAGGTGTCGCAGGCCGTCGCGGGCGTGCAGCTGCCGGCGGGCGCGCAGGCCTCGCTCGGCGGCGTCGCGTCGCAGCAGTCCGACGCGTTCGGGCAGCTCGGGCTCGCGGTGCTCGCGGCGATCCTGATCGTCTACATCATCATGGTGGCGACGTTCCGGAGCCTCATCCAGCCGCTCGTGCTCCTCGTCTCGGTGCCGTTCGCGGCGACGGGCGCGGTGCTCCTGCAGGTCGTGACGGGGATCCCGCTGGGCGTCGCGTCGATCATCGGCCTGCTGATGCTCGTGGGCATCGTGGTGACCAACGCGATCGTGCTCATCGACCTCGTGAACCAGTACCGGACGCGCGGCATGGCGCTCCGCGAGGCGATCCTGCAGGGCGCCGGTCGACGGCTCCGGCCCATCCTCATGACGGCGCTGGCGACGATCTTCGCGCTGCTGCCGCTCGCGATCGGGCTCACCGGGCACGGTGGGTTCATCTCGCAGCCGCTCGCGATCGTGGTGATCGGCGGCCTGCTGTCGTCGACCGTGCTGACGCTGCTGGTGCTGCCGTCGCTGTACTCGCTGGTGGAGCGCGCGGCGCTGCGGATCCGGGCGCGCGGTGAGCGGAAGCGGGCCGAGCGCGGGCTGCCGGCGGGCGGATCCGCGACGACGACCGAGGCCGGCGCCGCGGGCTGATCCGCGCCTCACGACCCCGCCCGGGGGCGCCGCGTGGCGCGCCCGGGCGGAGCGCCGCCCTGGTGCCCGGGGCGCGCGTCCGGTAGTGTGCTCCAGTCGGCTCTTGACACCGCTACCGGACCATCCATCCGGGCGGATGGATTTGTCAGTCAGGTGGGCCGGTTTCCCCCTCTCGTTCCGCAGAGGGGTACGTCACGCGATGACACGGCCCCCGGTCGACGACTGCCCGGGTTGAGAGCAGCTCTGCGCACCCTGATCCTGTAGCGCGCTGCTTCGAATGAGCATTGTCATGCACTCGAGCAGAACGAGGAATCCCTCATGCCCTACAACAACGACTCCCCGCGCGGCGCCAAGCGCGCCCCCGCCGGATCCCGCAGCCCGAACCACCGCGGCTACAACTCGGATCCCGCCCCCAAGAAGCAGCGCTGGAACGCCGACGAGCGCGCCCAGCGCTCCGGCCAGGACGACCGCCCCCAGCGCGGCGGCGCAGCCCGCCCCGCGCGCGGCGGCGACCGCCCCAACTGGGAGCCCCGCGCCGAGCGCCCCGCCGGTCGCGGCGAGCGTCCCGCGTACGGCGACCGCCCCAACCGCGCCAACGCGCGCCCCGAGCGTGGCGGCGACGCCCGACCGCAGCGCGGCGAGCGCCCCTCCTACGGCGGCGGGAACGACCGCGGCCAGCGCAGCGAGCGCCCCTCGTACGGCGCCGAGCGCGGCCAGCGCTCCGAGCGTCCGTCGTACGGGAACTCGCGTCCCGACCGTGGCGGCGAGCGCTCCGAGCGTCCGTCCTACAACGACCGCGCGCCGCGCAACGACCGTCCCTCGTACGGGAACGACCGGCCGCAGCGGTCGGAGCGTCCGGCCCACAACGACCGGAACGAGCGCCCCTCGTACGGCGATCGCGCCCAGCGTTCCGAGCGCCCGTCGTACGGCGACCGCGCCCAGCGTTCCGAGCGTCCCGCGTACAACGACCGCGCCGAGCGCCCGTCGTACGGTGACCGCGCCCAGCGTTCCGAGCGTCCCGCGTACAACGACCGCCCGGCTCGCACCGAGCGTCCGTCGTACAACGACTCGCGTCCGGCTCGCACGGAGCGCCCGTCGTACAACGACTCCCGCCCGGCGCGCACGGAGCGCCCCTCCTACGGCGACCGCGCCGAGCGCTCTGAGCGTCCCGCGTACAACGACCGTCCTGCTCGCACGGAGCGCCCGTCGTACGGCGACCGCCCGCAGCGGTCCGAGCGTCCGTCATACGGCGACCGCCCCCAGCGCAACGAGCGCCCGTCCTACGACGACGCCCGCCCCAAGCGCGACAGCGACTTCTACCCGAGCAAGGAGGGCGCCCCGCGCCACGCTCCGTCCGAGGACTTCGTGCTCGAGCGCCTCGAGGCCCAGGCCACCACGGCCAAGGACGTCGACGGCGTGACCTTCGCGGCCCTCGGCCTCGGCCAGAACATCGTCCGCGTGCTCGAGGAGCTGGGTGCGGCCAGCCCGTTCCCGATCCAGGCCGCCACGATCCCCGACGTGCTCGCCGGTCGCGACGTGCTCGGCCGCGGTCGCACCGGATCCGGCAAGACCATCGCGTTCGGCGCGCCCCTCGTGGAGCGCCTGCTCGAGAACGACGGCGCGAAGAACCGCAAGATGGGCCGCAAGCCCCGCGCGCTGATCCTCGCCCCGACGCGCGAGCTCGCCATGCAGATCGACCGCACGGTGCAGCCCATCGCCCGCTCGGTCGGCCTGTTCACCACCACGATCTTCGGCGGCGTGCCGCAGTTCAAGCAGGTCGGTGCGCTGCAGCGCGGCGTCGACATCCTCATCGCGACCCCCGGCCGCCTCGAGGACCTCATCGACCAGGGCCGCCTCGACCTCTCCGAGATCGTCGTCACGGTCCTCGACGAGGCCGACCATATGTGCGACCTCGGCTTCCTCGAGCCCGTGCAGCGGATCCTCCGCCAGGTGAAGAAGGACGGCCAGCGCCTCCTCTTCTCCGCCACGCTCGACAAGGGCGTCGCGACGCTCGTCAACGAGTTCCTGCCGAACCCCCGCGTCCACGAGGTCGCGGGCGAGGACCAGGCGTCGTCGACCATCGACCACCGCGTGCTCCTCATCGAGCAGCGCGACAAGGCCGCGATCATCGAGCAGCTCAGCTCGGGCGAGGGCAAGACGCTGATCTTCGCCCGCACCCGCGCGTTCGCCGAGCAGCTCGCCGACCAGCTCGAGGACGCCGGCATCCCGGCGACGTCGCTGCACGGCGACCTCAACCAGGCGCGCCGCACGCGCAACCTGCAGCTCCTCACGAGCGGCAAGGTCCGCGTGCTCGTGGCGACCGACGTGGCCGCCCGCGGCATCCACGTGGACGACATCGGCCTGGTCATCCAGGCCGACGCGCCCGACGAGTACAAGAGCTACCTCCACCGCGCCGGCCGCACGGGCCGCGCGGGCAAGCAGGGCACCGTCGTGACGCTGATCACGAAGGCACGCCGCCGCCGCATGGACGACCTCCTGGGTCGCGCCGAGATCAAGGCGACGACGGTCATGGCCGCCGCCGGGGACCGCGTCATCGCGGACCTCGCGCGCGTCTAGCGCTCACGCACGACCACGACGGCCGTCCCATCCCTCAGCGGGATGGGGCGGCCGTCGTCGTGCGTGGGGTGGCTCGGCGGTCTGGCATCCTCGATGCCGTGCCCGAACGGATCCGCCTGCTGACGCCCGACGACGCCCCCGCCCTGTCCGAGCTGCGCCTGCGCAGCCGCGCGTTCCTCGCGCCGTGGGAGCCGATCCGGCAGCCGGACCACGACACCCCCGCCGGTCAGCGCGCCGACCTCGAGGCGGCGCTGGCGCAGCACGCGCGCGGGCAGGGCGTGCCGCTCGCGATCCTGGACGACGACGGATCCGTCGCCGGCCGTCTCAACCTCGACGGCATCGTGCGTGGCGCCTTCGAGTCGTGCGCGATGGGGTACTGGCTCGCGGCGGATCGCACCGGCCGCGGGCTCGCGACCTCCGCGGTCGAGGCCGCGGTCGCCCTCGCGTTCGGCGAGCTCGGGCTGCACCGGGTCGAGGCCGGCACGCTCCTGCACAACGCCGCGTCGCAGGCCGTGCTCGCCCGCGCGGGCTTCACGCGGTTCGGGCTCGCTCCGCGCTACCTGCGCATCGCGGGGGAGTGGCAGGACCACGTGCTGTTCCAGCGGCTGGCGGACGACCCGGCCGTCTGACCCTGGTCGGCGGATCAGCGCGACCCGCCGTACGCCGCCGGCACCAGGTCCATGCGCGCGTCGCCGCTCGCGACGAGCGCGAGCACCGCAGGGGCGACCGTCTCCGGGGTGTCGAAGGTCGCGCCCGCGGTCATCGCCTCGGCCTCGGCGCGGCCCGCGCGGATCGAGGCCATGAACTCGGTCTCGGTCGCGAACGGGATGAGCGTCGAGACGACGATGCCCGTGCCGTCCAGCTCCGCGCGGGCGATCGCCGACAGGCGCTCCAGCGCGATCTTGGATGCGACGTAGCCGCCCGTGCCGGGCACGTCGGCGAACGTGGTGCCCGAGCTGACGTTGACGATCGCGCCGGTGCCCTGCGCGCGCATGGTCGGGATCACCGCCTGCATCGTCGCGAGGGGCGCCACGAGGTTGAGCTCGAGGACGGCGCGGAGGTCGTCGAGCGCCAGGGCCTCGACCGACGACTGGAGGCCCTGGCCGGCGTTGTTCACGAGCACGTCGATGCGACCGAAGGCGTCGAGGGCGGCCTGCGCCAGCGCGGCGACGTCGGACGCGTCGGTGACGTCGCAGCGCACGGCGATCGCGTCGCCGCCGATCTCCGCCGCCAGCTGCCGGATCCGCTCCTCCCGCCGGGCCGCGAGCACCACCCGCGCGCCAGCTGCGGCGGCCGCACGTGCCGTGGCCGCCCCGATGCCCGACGACGCTCCCGTGATGACGACGACCGCGTCCTGGATCTGCATGGCTCCTCCTCCTGCGACCGCGACGCGACCTGCGAGGAGGAACGCTACCCCCGAGTAGCGAAATGGGATGACGGGCCTATCCTGGTCGGGATGGACACGCCGGCCGCCGCACCCCGACCCCGCGTCGG is from Clavibacter sp. A6099 and encodes:
- a CDS encoding FUSC family protein — protein: MTSSPAPRPPSTRTLDLEAAMRASVGLLVPLVVLLAIDRLDLALYASFGAFTGLYGRNERYRLRLASVGAGAAMMLVAISTGVLLSLLDAPLGLEAVGLAIVLGGASLVSTAMSLVPPHPLFPVFGLVVCAAVPVDAAQAREALVTAVAAILFSAGVCMSGWLLRRWTPDAHAHRFRALPRIPVRDAGVHRDLAAWTAVVANVVGALVAGAIAVALGLGHHYWAVVTLVAVLPVVRGPLSFTRVAHRVLGTLAGSVVAAGILALHLPAPAVIAVAVACQFAAEIAVGRHYGVALVFITPLALVMGGLGRTLPVLPLVADRVVDTVVGAAVGVVVILVLRALAARRQRPAAVGTA
- a CDS encoding DUF2256 and DUF3253 domain-containing protein → MAHRASSTKERVPEPKTCASCGRTIEWRRKWERDWDEVRYCSDACRRRGVSDVDERLERRILDLLAHRAGGATICPSEAARAESPDDWRELMEPARRAARRLVDAGEVEITQKGSVVDPSTAKGPIRIRRRR
- a CDS encoding efflux RND transporter permease subunit produces the protein MHLLSVFSLRNRALIALITIVIGVFGGIALTTLKQELIPSVSFPQLAVVTAYPGASPAVVDTDVSTPIERAIQAVPGLESSTATSRTDSSVISASFTYGTDLATAEQKIDQAINRIRTTLPDGIDPVVIAGSIDDLPVIQIAVTSDLSPQDLTAALERSTLGDIRKLAGVRDASLLGTVGQRVVITPDPAEVQAAGLTNQAIRDALDANGSLLPAGSVTEDGTTLSVQSGTRLGSTQDLASLPLLGAAGGRALTIGDVATVELGQDPTTGISRVDGQPSLTIAVTKTPAGNTVDVSHLVTQLLPQLSDDLGSDTKFTVVFDQAPFIEQSISSLTTEGLLGLVFAVLVILVFLMSIRSTIVTAISIPASVLITFIGMLASGYTLNIITLGALTIAVGRVVDDSIVVIENIKRHLSFTPDRLDAIRAAVREVAGAVTASTATTVAVFLPIALVGDITGELFRPFALTVTIALAASLFVSLTIVPVLAYWFLRPEGESRRSRRKAAAAAAAESTRTGAHAAVRGSVDDRGRSGRRARGSHAADGQSEGQSGGEGIGAPTRLQRGYRPILAWTLKHSAVTLVLAILVLGGTVALIPSMKTNFLGDSGQNTLTVSQELPSDTSLEAQDTAATKVEQALIDVQGVDTVQTSIGSDSTSLTSAFGGGGGITFALTTDADADQDAIRERVRTAVDGLTDVGDVSLAAASGGFSSSDITVEITANDSDDLKTSADAVLAAVKDIPSIEQATSNLSETQPYIAVTVDRAKAAAAGLSEQAVGGIVTASRLPAAVGQVVIDEKTLSIYIQDPDAAQSLQGLRDFRIPTARGSVPLSDLATVEVADGPATVTTTGGFRSATVSATPGSDDVGFASSEVSQAVAGVQLPAGAQASLGGVASQQSDAFGQLGLAVLAAILIVYIIMVATFRSLIQPLVLLVSVPFAATGAVLLQVVTGIPLGVASIIGLLMLVGIVVTNAIVLIDLVNQYRTRGMALREAILQGAGRRLRPILMTALATIFALLPLAIGLTGHGGFISQPLAIVVIGGLLSSTVLTLLVLPSLYSLVERAALRIRARGERKRAERGLPAGGSATTTEAGAAG
- a CDS encoding DEAD/DEAH box helicase, encoding MPYNNDSPRGAKRAPAGSRSPNHRGYNSDPAPKKQRWNADERAQRSGQDDRPQRGGAARPARGGDRPNWEPRAERPAGRGERPAYGDRPNRANARPERGGDARPQRGERPSYGGGNDRGQRSERPSYGAERGQRSERPSYGNSRPDRGGERSERPSYNDRAPRNDRPSYGNDRPQRSERPAHNDRNERPSYGDRAQRSERPSYGDRAQRSERPAYNDRAERPSYGDRAQRSERPAYNDRPARTERPSYNDSRPARTERPSYNDSRPARTERPSYGDRAERSERPAYNDRPARTERPSYGDRPQRSERPSYGDRPQRNERPSYDDARPKRDSDFYPSKEGAPRHAPSEDFVLERLEAQATTAKDVDGVTFAALGLGQNIVRVLEELGAASPFPIQAATIPDVLAGRDVLGRGRTGSGKTIAFGAPLVERLLENDGAKNRKMGRKPRALILAPTRELAMQIDRTVQPIARSVGLFTTTIFGGVPQFKQVGALQRGVDILIATPGRLEDLIDQGRLDLSEIVVTVLDEADHMCDLGFLEPVQRILRQVKKDGQRLLFSATLDKGVATLVNEFLPNPRVHEVAGEDQASSTIDHRVLLIEQRDKAAIIEQLSSGEGKTLIFARTRAFAEQLADQLEDAGIPATSLHGDLNQARRTRNLQLLTSGKVRVLVATDVAARGIHVDDIGLVIQADAPDEYKSYLHRAGRTGRAGKQGTVVTLITKARRRRMDDLLGRAEIKATTVMAAAGDRVIADLARV
- a CDS encoding GNAT family N-acetyltransferase yields the protein MPERIRLLTPDDAPALSELRLRSRAFLAPWEPIRQPDHDTPAGQRADLEAALAQHARGQGVPLAILDDDGSVAGRLNLDGIVRGAFESCAMGYWLAADRTGRGLATSAVEAAVALAFGELGLHRVEAGTLLHNAASQAVLARAGFTRFGLAPRYLRIAGEWQDHVLFQRLADDPAV
- a CDS encoding SDR family oxidoreductase is translated as MQIQDAVVVITGASSGIGAATARAAAAAGARVVLAARREERIRQLAAEIGGDAIAVRCDVTDASDVAALAQAALDAFGRIDVLVNNAGQGLQSSVEALALDDLRAVLELNLVAPLATMQAVIPTMRAQGTGAIVNVSSGTTFADVPGTGGYVASKIALERLSAIARAELDGTGIVVSTLIPFATETEFMASIRAGRAEAEAMTAGATFDTPETVAPAVLALVASGDARMDLVPAAYGGSR